The stretch of DNA TGTTTGTTGGCGACAAACTTATCGCGCGCGGCACGTTGGAAGAGGCCGAAGGTGACGACGAGGGGCAATTGGTCGTGCGCTTGACCGAGATATTCGATCTGGGTGCGGGTCTCTGAGCTTGTCATGAGATCCGCAATTCTTCTTTGCATTCTGCTGTTTTTGCCGGCGGGGGCTTCCGCTCAGGATGTTGCGATATCGCTTGGGGACGACGCTTCGCTAAGCGCCCGCACTTTGCAGCTTATTGCCTTGATCACAGTGCTCAGCCTCGCGCCTGGTCTTGCCATCATGGTGACTTGCTTTCCCTTTCTGGTTACCGTCTTGTCGATTTTGCGGCAGGCGATCGGCTTGCAGCAATCCCCCCCGAACATGCTTATTATCAGTCTCGCGCTTTTCCTGACTTACTTCATAATGGAACCTGTCTTTGTCGAAGCTTGGACAAATGGTTTGCGTCCGTTGATAGACGAACAGATAGAGCCTGACGTTGCATTCACCCGAACCTTGGAGCCGTTCCGCGTTTTCATGGCAGGAAGGCTTGATGCCGAGACTTTTGCTGCGATGGCCGATCTTCGTCCCGATACGCGGGGGGTAACGCTTGACACTGATGCGCCTTTGTCGGTTCTGGTTCCCAGTTTCCTGTTGTCGGAGATTTCGCGCGCATTTCAGGTCGGCTTCCTGATCTTTTTGCCGTTCCTTATTATTGATCTTGTGGCTGCGGCAATTTTGATGAGTATGGGTATGATGATGGTGCCGCCCGCCATTGTTTCCCTGCCTTTCAAGCTAGCATTCTTTGTTATCGCAGACGGTTGGAGTCTGATCGCAGGCAGCTTGGTCCGCAGCTACTTTTGAAAGCGTTTTCTGAAGTTCTCGATTGTGTTGCTTCTGGGAATGACAAAAGTAACCATTGGGCCAGCGTTGGTCATAAGTAACCGCAAACAACTGAATTGAATTCAAAGACGCGCTCAGC from Tateyamaria omphalii encodes:
- the fliP gene encoding flagellar type III secretion system pore protein FliP (The bacterial flagellar biogenesis protein FliP forms a type III secretion system (T3SS)-type pore required for flagellar assembly.), with protein sequence MRSAILLCILLFLPAGASAQDVAISLGDDASLSARTLQLIALITVLSLAPGLAIMVTCFPFLVTVLSILRQAIGLQQSPPNMLIISLALFLTYFIMEPVFVEAWTNGLRPLIDEQIEPDVAFTRTLEPFRVFMAGRLDAETFAAMADLRPDTRGVTLDTDAPLSVLVPSFLLSEISRAFQVGFLIFLPFLIIDLVAAAILMSMGMMMVPPAIVSLPFKLAFFVIADGWSLIAGSLVRSYF